From a single Phragmites australis chromosome 7, lpPhrAust1.1, whole genome shotgun sequence genomic region:
- the LOC133924320 gene encoding probable carboxylesterase 13, producing MPRTGPQTDLDLPGQGDNVRDPPAHHQHPLASHPTCTWCLQVATPKSAKPSGIQQSRSHAMSDSTAAAVNNADDGAGEDEVVHDFAPLLLVYKSGRLERPIDMPLVPPGRDAATGVVSRDVTLSPSSFVRLYLPPAASAGRRLPVVVYFHGGGFVVGSAASGAYHRCLNDLAAACPAVAVSVDYRLAPEHPLPAAYEDSLAALKWALSAADPWLAAHGDPARVFLAGDSAGGNICHHLAMHTDMRDVGLKGIVLIHPWFWGKEPIDGEPRSPAEQKGLWEFVCPGAVDGVDDPRMNPTAAGAPGLENLACGKVMVCVAEGDALRWRGMAYAEAAARARGPDDSLELFESEGVAHVFYLLEPALEKAKELLRRIAAFVSSE from the coding sequence ATGCCGCGTACCGGCCCCCAAACCGACCTCGACCTGCCCGGACAAGGGGACAACGTTCGTGACCCACCTGCGCACCACCAACACCCGCTCGCGTCGCACCCAACATGTACGTGGTGCTTACAAGTAGCAACGCCCAAATCCGCGAAACCAAGCGGCATCCAACAGTCGCGCTCGCACGCAATGTCTGACTCCACGGCCGCTGCGGTGAATAACGCCGacgacggcgccggcgaggaCGAGGTCGTCCACGACTTCGCGCCGCTCCTCCTCGTCTACAAGAGCGGGCGACTCGAGCGGCCCATCGACATGCCGCTCGTCCCGCCCGGCCGCGACGCCGCCACGGGCGTCGTGTCCAGGGACGTGACCCTCTCCCCCTCCTCATTCGTGCGCCTCTACCTCCCGCCCGCCGCCAGCGCGGGCAGGAGGCTCCCCGTGGTCGTCTACTTCCACGGCGGCGGCTTCGTGGTCGGGTCGGCCGCGTCGGGCGCGTACCACCGCTGCCTCAacgacctcgccgccgcctgccccgccgtcgccgtctccGTCGACTACCGCCTCGCGCCGGAGCACCCGCTCCCCGCCGCGTACGAGGACTCCCTCGCGGCCCTGAAGTGGGCGCTCTCCGCCGCGGACCCCTGGCTCGCCGCGCACGGCGACCCCGCCCGTGTGTTCCTGGCCGGGGACAGCGCGGGCGGCAATATCTGCCACCACCTCGCCATGCACACGGACATGCGGGACGTTGGCCTGAAGGGCATCGTGCTCATCCACCCGTGGTTCTGGGGCAAGGAGCCCATAGACGGGGAGCCCCGGAGCCCAGCGGAGCAGAAGGGCCTGTGGGAGTTCGTGTGCCCAGGCGCGGTTGACGGCGTGGACGACCCCCGGATGAACCCGACGGCGGCGGGCGCGCCGGGGCTGGAGAACCTGGCGTGCGGGAAGGTGATGGTGTGCGTGGCCGAGGGGGACGCTCTGCGGTGGCGCGGGATGGCGTACGCGGAGGCAGCGGCGCGGGCGAGGGGGCCCGACGATAGCTTGGAGCTGTTCGAGTCGGAGGGGGTGGCCCACGTGTTCTACCTGTTGGAGCCCGCACTGGAGAAGGCCAAGGAGCTGCTCCGCAGGATCGCGGCGTTCGTCAGTTCGGAGTGA